ACGACTGCCACCACGAGGGCGAAGTAGGCGATCCCGTCGGTGCGACCCGCCATATGCCACCTCCGCACCCCAACCCACCGTCAGGGTACGCTCGCGGCGGAGGACGGCACAACGCCCGTCCGGGTAGTCAGCACCCCTACCCGTTCGGGCAGGTCACGCTCGGGCGGAAGGGGCGGCGGGACGGCGGACGGGGTGGCCGGGACGCGCGCGCGCGGGCGGGGGGAGCTCAGCCGGTGACCAGGTACAAAGTGGGGTAGATGAACACCCACACCACGTCCACGAAGTGCCAGTACTTGACGGCCCCCTCCACCGGCCAGTAGTCGTGGGGGCCGTACCGACCCCGGCGCCCGTGCAGGTACACGCCAGCCAGCAACGCGACCCCGCTGGCGACGTGCAGGGCGTGCATGCCCGTCAGGGTGAAGAAGATGGTCCCCACCCGCCGGCCGGGGGGAAAGTGGGCAAAGGCCTGCGCCCACTCCACCCCCACCCCTGCCAGGAACAGCAGGCCCAGGCCGACCGTGGCCAGGGTGTTGCGCGCGAACAGGGACCGGTGCCCCCGGGCGATGGCCGCTTCGGCGCGGTAGGCGGTGAGGCTGCTGGCCAGCAGCACGGCGGTGATGGCCAGCCCCAGGGGCTGGTTGAGGCCCTCGGGCCGCTCCAGGCCCAGCAGGTAGTAGCGGGCGGCCAGCAGGGCGGAAAACAGGAACCCCTCGGACAGCAGGAACAGCCACAGGCCCAGCCGCCGGAGATACAGCCGGCTGTAGCGGGGGCGGGCGGCGACGCGGGTGGCCACGGTCACTCCTCCCCGGGGCGCCACAGATCGGCGACGTGCATGAAGTACCACACGATGAGCGCGGCGTCGGCCAGGTTCAGCAGCACCAGCCACGGCAGCGGATGCGGCACCCGGAACGCCACGGGCACCTCCAGGACGGTGAGCGCCAGCAGGGCGCCCAGCACCCGCGTGCCCACCCGCAGGCGCGCGGCCAGTTCAGAGTCCATGGGCCCTCCCCTCCCCGGATCCGCCGGCGGCGGCCATCACAGCGTGCACGGCCCCCGGCACCCCGTAGCCGTAGGGATCCCCCACCACCTGGGGCGGGTGGGGGAAGTTGCCTTCGGGGGGAGGCGACGGCACCTGCCACTCCAGCGTCCGCGCCCCCCAGGGGTTGGCCGCGGCCCGAGGCCCGCGAAGCCAGCTGCGCACCACGTTGAACAGGAACACCAGGATGCTGGCCCCCAGCAGGCCCGCCATGACCGAAATCCACAGGTTCACCCCGGCCAGGGACGCCGGGTAGTCGGCGATGCGCCGGTTCATCCCGTGCACGCCCGCCCAGAACATGGGCAGGAACGTGGCGTTGTAGGCCAGGAACATCC
This region of Armatimonadota bacterium genomic DNA includes:
- a CDS encoding cytochrome C oxidase subunit IV family protein, with product MDSELAARLRVGTRVLGALLALTVLEVPVAFRVPHPLPWLVLLNLADAALIVWYFMHVADLWRPGEE
- a CDS encoding cytochrome c oxidase subunit 3, giving the protein MATRVAARPRYSRLYLRRLGLWLFLLSEGFLFSALLAARYYLLGLERPEGLNQPLGLAITAVLLASSLTAYRAEAAIARGHRSLFARNTLATVGLGLLFLAGVGVEWAQAFAHFPPGRRVGTIFFTLTGMHALHVASGVALLAGVYLHGRRGRYGPHDYWPVEGAVKYWHFVDVVWVFIYPTLYLVTG